The Candidatus Omnitrophota bacterium genomic interval ACCGTCGATCCAGGTCATGAGCGCAGGTTTAACCGTAGTTTCTTTGGATTCGTTCTCTCCATCCATCCTGAAAGTAAAAATCGTTTCGCTATCTTTTTTCTGCTGAATGAACGCCATAACGTCATTGAGGTTTTTGAGATCGGCTCCAATACCGATTTTGCGGCGATCCAACGCCGTAATGACATCTCCCGGCTTCAATCCCGCTTGAAGAGCTGGAGATTCGGGATCGACTGCCGTGATTGTCAGGCCGGGAGGATCTTCCTTGCGCAAAATCATGCGTAAACCAAGACTATACGTCTGGGAAGGAGTCCACTGGGTAAGAATCCGCGATGCGTCGAACGACTCTACAACCAAGCGAGTACCGCCGGATTTTTGCAGATCGTTTACCCAGTCGGAGCGGCTTTCCCAGATTTCTCCCGTCCAGCCCAGGTTGATGACATGATCGTTATCCAGAACGCCGGAAGCGCGGACGATGGGAACGTATTCGCCGTAGATTTTACGTAATGCGTAATGATATTCCCGCTTCGTCGCCATCGGCGAAGCTTGCTCGTTGGAAAGTTGGTACTCGAACGGCTCGTTCGTCGCCGGACAGAGTAAAAGCGAATAATCGGATAGGAAATTGGGAAACAAGTCTTCCAGACGGTATGGATCCTTTTGCTTTTCTTTCCAGTATTTATCCAAAGCGCAGGCGATTTCCAGCAAATTTTTCCGCGTCTTGGCGTCAGGGTCGTCCAGCGTATGTCCGCGAAAATATTCCCCTTCCCATATTTGGCCGCTGAAATATATTTCGCCCCCATAACTAAGGTTGAGCGAGCGGGTGTAATTGCTGATATAACGTACGACGGGAACCTTGTCGCCATATTCCACGAGTTGCTCCGTTTTCCTTTGGCGCATCGTCAGGCTTTCGAAAAGGATTCCAGGATTGAATTCATAAAGGAAATCGCATGTCATTTTAGGAGCGCATACCGGTATAAAGAATTCGCTTGGTCCCATGCCGCTCGTTTCCCGCAAGAGCGATTCGTCCTGCAGATAGGCGGGATATAAATCCGATAGCCATTGGGGCAATTGGCCGTCATGATCTTTTTTGAAGCGCGTTAGGGCGATGCTGATTCTCCGGAATTTCTTCTTGATTTCCTCCATATCCTCCCGTTCTTTCGGCGTCCCCAAACGGTCATAGAGAAATTTACGGGAAACATCGTTTTCGGCGGCGCTTGTCTCCGTTTTCCGATTTTGAATGCTTGCGAATCCCTTTTTGATTGGCGTCATCGGCTTTTCGATTTCATCGAGGGAAACGCCTAAAACCTCCGCAACTTTCGAATGCGCTTCGTCTCCGTAAAGATTCAATGCCAAGACTTTGCCTTCTTTATCGACGAGTAAATTGCAGGGCGTCTTTTCTATGCCAAACAATTTCGTAGGGCGATTCTCGCCCAAATCGGAATTCATCATCATCAGCCAGGGGATATGCCATGCGGCGCCGAAATCGAGCGCGTCATATTTCGAAATGTCGAGACAAACGCTCAACATCTCCAATCCCTTGCTTTCTAAACGCTTGAATAGGACGAGAGCGTCTTTCGCCAGATCGTCGGTTTTGGCCTGGCCGCACGTCCAAAAGGAGATGAGAAGAACCTTGCCCTTCAATGGCCGAAACGAAGCTTTGGTTCCCTCAATGCTGACGAACGAAACATCCGGCAACGTATTTCCCAATTCGGGAGGACTTTGTAAAGCGACTAAAGCGGGAAGAAAAATAAATAGCGTAAATATTCCTAAAAGATAATGGATGCGGCGATACATAAGGCTCCCCCATGAGCGATTTTGTATTACAAAGCTGGCATTCCGCTTGAAACCTGTTTTAAATATTCGTTCCATCAATACGATAACGTTTCAATTTCGCCGTCGAATCGTTTCCGGCAAAGCGGCGGCTCGATTCGCATACTTTAACATAGTATCGCGAAATTTTGCATCTGCACGCATTCAATTGGCTTTCGATCTTGCGAGCTCGAAATTAAGTAAATAGATGAAAGCCATGTATGAATAAAGGGTGGACGTAAGATTGTTATTGTCCCTATGCGATGTCTTTTCAAGCGTCGAAGTTGACAAGCGGCGGCCTTCCATGAAACAATCGTTGGCGAATAAAATCGCCAAATTCCTATTCTTTTGGAAATTGGATTAAATTGGTTTCAAGAGTCGGCGCGATGCGGTTTTTTGTTGTGCGGAAGAACATTTTTGGATTGGGTCTGTTGGCAATTATAGTCCTGGCAGGCGCTGCGTTATCGATATCCAATTATCGAAGAAACAATGCCGAAAAATGGTTTGAAGGTCCGGTTCGAATTTGTCCCCGCGAAACGCCTCTCTTTTACGAACCCGCCCATTATCGCCTGCTGGGAGCATCTTCGCGTGAAGAAATC includes:
- a CDS encoding PDZ domain-containing protein; the encoded protein is MYRRIHYLLGIFTLFIFLPALVALQSPPELGNTLPDVSFVSIEGTKASFRPLKGKVLLISFWTCGQAKTDDLAKDALVLFKRLESKGLEMLSVCLDISKYDALDFGAAWHIPWLMMMNSDLGENRPTKLFGIEKTPCNLLVDKEGKVLALNLYGDEAHSKVAEVLGVSLDEIEKPMTPIKKGFASIQNRKTETSAAENDVSRKFLYDRLGTPKEREDMEEIKKKFRRISIALTRFKKDHDGQLPQWLSDLYPAYLQDESLLRETSGMGPSEFFIPVCAPKMTCDFLYEFNPGILFESLTMRQRKTEQLVEYGDKVPVVRYISNYTRSLNLSYGGEIYFSGQIWEGEYFRGHTLDDPDAKTRKNLLEIACALDKYWKEKQKDPYRLEDLFPNFLSDYSLLLCPATNEPFEYQLSNEQASPMATKREYHYALRKIYGEYVPIVRASGVLDNDHVINLGWTGEIWESRSDWVNDLQKSGGTRLVVESFDASRILTQWTPSQTYSLGLRMILRKEDPPGLTITAVDPESPALQAGLKPGDVITALDRRKIGIGADLKNLNDVMAFIQQKKDSETIFTFRMDGENESKETTVKPALMTWIDGKMVSVIPKDLESNISENKSWSTQCLKGLELIQTPEQVMALSGNAWEMEAGTIRQTDSGVQQSILLFAPIIEKGEMRLRARSNGYLGFHIVFGFSSPDSYYVWDICGSNIHRISCKYCKGLKPKTYYSVSMGNTILNFDLQFGKWYDIWFVLDSSRNLAEGYINGNKEWSLNVQQPLKGHFGVGTYNSYVEYADIEIKGY